A single region of the Larimichthys crocea isolate SSNF unplaced genomic scaffold, L_crocea_2.0 scaffold397, whole genome shotgun sequence genome encodes:
- the LOC104928199 gene encoding putative ferric-chelate reductase 1, producing MLGYRLGYTIRTSELCYGQRCSQSRSIHGRQSSGPAPRPPFAVLLQILGLQELCKLVLGISRPEIRVVVLSVCVAWKESPDSQGSYGSAVSHTSNARQTEVVVIWNAPADAPRQVQFFVSVVAHYKTFWVKLPGPIIYQHGVTPHPTQSDTTPPPVQTTTPSILPEPLTSVGCGTSKSCLLDPPGCNPKEDPHCLFLSMTTDGPDTTSVIFELSGPAKGYIAFALSWDTWMGDDDVYMCVKDGESISVSAAFFSGRTHPEDETQSGLSSVSWRLADGAIQCRFSRPVKLTNQEPARFALDQEYYLFLANGHARNGVIWKHSRQPLISTQKKCITGPPEVLRSSRGPMIMKMHGALMLLAWMLTGSVGTFIASFYKPDWPNQTLLGQKVWFQVHRALMMLTVTLTIGAFCLPFFYRKGWSKHAGVHPYLGCCVLALSLIQPIMAMIRPSPDSHRRFIFNWAHWGLGSLTEIMAVAAMFLGMRQSSLLLPQPWATYVLIGYVTWLASFRFLLLMDKYHCIKRSVLGSDDTEGILPDQSERGSKKSFIKSLLLAVLALGNTGFLIALLFSIADI from the exons ATGTTGGGCTACAGATTAGGCTACACCATACG TACGAGTGAGCTCTGCTATGGCCAGAGATGCAGCCAATCGCGTAGTATCCACGGTCGTCAGTCATCAGGACCAGCCCCTCGACCTCCCTTCGCAGTC CTGTTACAGATACTAGGCCTACAGGAGCTCTGTAAGCTGGTGTTGGGGATTTCTCGGCCAGAGATCAGGGTGGTAGtgctcagtgtttgtgtggcaTGGAAGGAGTCCCCAGACAGTCAAGGAAGCTAC ggtTCAGCAGTGAGCCATACAAGCAATGCCCGGCAGACAGAGGTTGTCGTCATCTGGAATGCTCCTGCAGATGCTCCCAGACAAGTTCAGTTCTT TGTTTCTGTAGTTGCCCACTACAAAACGTTTTGGGTGAAGCTGCCTGGACCAATCATCTATCAGCATGGCGTTACTCCCCACCCCACTCAATCAGATACTACACCTCCTCCAGTACAAACTACTACACCCTCCATCCTACCTGAGCCT CTCACTTCTGTGGGATGTGGCACATCAAAATCCTGCCTGTTAGATCCTCCAGGCTGTAATCCAAAAGAAGATCCTCACTGTTTGTTCCTGTCCATGACTACAGACGGGCCAGACACAACG tcagtaATATTTGAGCTGAGTGGCCCAGCGAAGGGATACATCGCCTTCGCACTGTCCTGGGACACGTGGATG ggcGATGAcgatgtgtacatgtgtgtaaaaGATGGGGAGAGTATATCAGTGAGTGCTGCCTTCTTCAGTGGAAGAACACACCCTGAGGACGAGACACAG tctGGTCTCTCCTCTGTGTCATGGCGACTGGCAGATGGAGCCATTCAGTGCAGGTTCAGTAGACCAGTTAAACTGACCAATCAGGAACCAGCCCGCTTTGCTCTGGACCAGGAGTACTATTTGTTTCTAGCCAACGGACATGCTCGGAATG GTGTGATATGGAAACATAGTCGCCAGCCATTAATCTCCACCCAGAAAAAATGCATCACTGGACCCCCTGAGGTTCTGAGAAGCTCCCGGGGTCCCATGATTATGAAAATGCATG GGGCCCTAATGCTGTTAGCCTGGATGCTAACAGGAAGTGTTGGCACCTTCATCGCCAGCTTCTACAAACCTGATTGGCCAAATCAAACTCTGCTTGGTCAGAAAGTGTGGTTTCAG GTTCATCGAGCACTGATGATGCTAACTGTGACTTTGACCATTGGAGCCTTTTGCCTCCCATTTTTCTACAGGAAAGGCTGGAGCAAG caCGCAGGTGTCCATCCATACCtaggctgctgtgttctggCATTGTCTCTGATTCAACCAATAATGGCTATGATCAGACCATCACCTGACTCACACAG gaGGTTCATCTTTAACTGGGCTCACTGGGGACTTGGGTCTTTGACTGAGATCATGGCAG TGGCAGCCATGTTCCTCGGGATGCGTCAGTCATCATTGCTCCTCCCACAGCCATGGGCAACGTATGTTCTGATTGGTTACGTGACATGGCTGGCTTCGTTCAGATTCCTCCTCCTGATGGACAAGTACCATTGCATTAAAAGAT CAGTTTTGGGATCAGATGACACAGAGGGCATCCTtcctgaccaatcagagcgaGGTTCCAAG aaGTCCTTCATAAAGTCCCTCCTCCTGGCTGTCTTGGCTCTGGGGAACACTGGCTTCCTGATTGCTTTGCTGTTCTCGATTgctgacatttga